One part of the Dyadobacter sp. 676 genome encodes these proteins:
- a CDS encoding glycerophosphodiester phosphodiesterase family protein, which translates to MKKNFLNPLLLTTLLAIGGYTGFAQGKLNVLKIQSAKDLHAYFQYTGNDVMLIAGHRGGMVKGFPENSIATFENTLKHTPAFFEIDPRLTKDSVIVLMHDATLDRTTTGKGKLSDYTYEELKKFRLKDAEGNVTDFPIPKLSEVIEWARGKTVLNLDHKDVPLPMTAALIKKHKADAFVMLTVHSAAEMQYYLSQNKNHTFSAFVRNRKEYDDYEKAGVPFNQMIAYIGPHVKPENRELYELLHKKGTMCMISAASSYDKLKTPEERRAAYLAIAKDGASILESDLPIEAAEAVKEYVQKSSAKQKFFGKE; encoded by the coding sequence ATGAAAAAGAACTTCCTGAATCCGCTCCTGTTAACCACACTGCTTGCGATCGGCGGCTACACCGGCTTCGCGCAAGGCAAGCTGAATGTCCTTAAAATCCAATCCGCAAAGGATTTACATGCTTATTTTCAATATACGGGCAATGATGTAATGCTCATCGCCGGCCACCGTGGCGGGATGGTAAAGGGTTTTCCGGAGAATTCCATTGCCACTTTCGAAAATACGCTGAAACACACGCCTGCATTCTTTGAAATCGACCCGCGGCTCACGAAGGACAGTGTCATCGTACTTATGCACGACGCCACCCTCGACCGCACAACTACCGGCAAGGGCAAACTGTCGGATTATACCTATGAAGAACTCAAGAAATTTCGCCTTAAAGACGCCGAGGGCAATGTGACCGACTTCCCCATCCCCAAATTATCCGAGGTAATCGAATGGGCGCGCGGCAAAACCGTGCTCAACCTCGACCATAAGGATGTGCCCCTGCCCATGACCGCCGCATTGATTAAAAAGCACAAGGCCGACGCATTTGTTATGCTCACAGTCCATAGCGCCGCCGAAATGCAATATTATTTGTCCCAAAACAAAAACCACACTTTCTCGGCATTCGTCCGGAACCGAAAAGAATACGACGACTATGAAAAAGCCGGCGTACCCTTCAATCAAATGATCGCCTACATCGGCCCGCATGTGAAGCCGGAGAACAGGGAATTGTACGAATTGCTGCACAAAAAAGGTACGATGTGCATGATTTCGGCCGCCTCTTCGTACGATAAGCTGAAAACACCCGAAGAGCGCCGGGCGGCATACCTCGCCATTGCCAAAGACGGCGCGTCCATTCTGGAATCGGATCTCCCGATAGAAGCGGCCGAAGCGGTGAAGGAGTATGTACAGAAAAGCAGCGCGAAGCAAAAGTTTTTTGGTAAGGAATAG
- the modA gene encoding molybdate ABC transporter substrate-binding protein produces MNKLLILALFVALLAGCSKPTEKIIVATAANVQYVMKEIQREFEKESGKKVEIVVASSGKLTTQIREGAPFDVFVSADTKYPEEIFKNGGSDHKPEVYATGALVLWSKDIPETDLKPEILTTANVKKIAIPNPQTAPYGEAAIQVLNASKLYDQTEKKLVYGESIAQTAQYITTGSAEVGFNALSIVLSPEMKGKGHYIIVDSSLYKPIQQAAILLKHSKDSPKKASSERFYQFLYSPKAKAIFRKYGYK; encoded by the coding sequence ATGAACAAACTACTTATCCTTGCTCTTTTCGTCGCATTGCTGGCCGGCTGTTCCAAGCCGACCGAAAAAATCATCGTCGCTACGGCCGCTAATGTGCAATATGTGATGAAGGAAATCCAGCGGGAATTCGAGAAAGAATCGGGCAAGAAAGTCGAGATCGTGGTGGCCTCTTCCGGCAAGCTCACAACCCAGATCCGCGAAGGCGCGCCGTTCGACGTATTCGTTTCAGCGGACACCAAATACCCCGAGGAAATTTTCAAAAACGGCGGCTCCGACCATAAGCCCGAAGTTTACGCTACCGGCGCATTGGTACTCTGGTCAAAGGACATCCCCGAAACCGACCTCAAACCGGAGATATTAACCACCGCCAATGTCAAAAAAATAGCCATCCCCAACCCTCAAACGGCACCCTACGGCGAAGCGGCAATACAGGTTTTGAATGCATCCAAACTCTATGATCAAACCGAGAAGAAGCTCGTCTACGGCGAAAGCATCGCTCAAACCGCTCAGTACATCACCACCGGCTCCGCCGAAGTGGGTTTCAACGCGTTATCTATTGTGTTGTCTCCTGAAATGAAGGGTAAAGGGCATTATATCATCGTAGATTCCAGCCTCTATAAACCTATTCAGCAGGCTGCCATTCTTTTGAAACATAGCAAAGACTCTCCCAAAAAAGCATCGAGCGAACGATTCTATCAATTCCTTTATTCCCCAAAAGCGAAAGCCATTTTCAGGAAATATGGGTATAAGTAA
- a CDS encoding FtsX-like permease family protein — protein sequence MLATIVVWQQFDLMKNKDLGYDKNNLIGIEQISWNGKGEAFKNELQRIPGVVRSSLSLWMPTEGAGYMQREVKDPAHAGRRLRVWYIAGDVDLPATLGLKLAKGRMFSNRFADALNADSLREKDFVKFEKAQLNQNSLMTASAAKMLGIKRLDVQAENVQTVPVGIVGDFHNESLYEPMKPTLILAQKAPEYAGMLIRIEPGTEMQVAAGIRKLWKQFFPEKLLRINNIAEQLTQQYEAEAKLHQLFLFFSGLTMFLSALGIFGLVVQAAEQRAKEVGIRKVLGASVAGIVGLISKDFVKLVVIAIVVASPLAWYALQKWLENYPYRTTVHWWVFAATGFTTLAVTIGTVGFQAIRAATADPVRSLRNE from the coding sequence TTGCTCGCTACCATCGTAGTCTGGCAGCAATTCGACCTGATGAAAAACAAAGACCTCGGCTACGATAAAAACAACCTGATCGGCATCGAGCAGATTTCCTGGAATGGTAAAGGCGAAGCATTTAAGAACGAACTGCAAAGGATACCGGGAGTCGTACGCAGTAGTCTGAGCCTGTGGATGCCCACAGAGGGAGCAGGCTATATGCAGCGCGAGGTCAAAGATCCGGCCCATGCAGGCCGCCGCCTGCGCGTCTGGTACATTGCCGGCGATGTGGACTTGCCTGCTACGCTGGGCCTGAAACTGGCGAAAGGTCGCATGTTCAGCAACCGTTTCGCCGATGCGCTTAATGCCGACTCCCTGCGGGAGAAGGATTTCGTAAAATTTGAAAAAGCGCAGTTGAACCAAAATTCGCTGATGACGGCCTCAGCCGCGAAAATGCTCGGTATCAAACGGCTGGATGTTCAGGCCGAAAATGTACAGACGGTACCTGTGGGAATTGTCGGCGATTTCCACAACGAATCGCTTTACGAACCGATGAAACCAACGCTCATCCTCGCGCAAAAGGCGCCGGAATATGCCGGTATGCTCATCCGCATCGAACCGGGGACTGAAATGCAGGTCGCGGCAGGCATACGAAAGCTCTGGAAACAGTTTTTCCCGGAGAAATTACTCCGTATCAACAACATAGCCGAACAGCTCACCCAGCAATACGAAGCCGAAGCCAAACTCCACCAGCTCTTCCTCTTTTTCAGCGGGCTTACGATGTTCCTTTCAGCATTGGGTATTTTCGGACTGGTAGTGCAGGCGGCCGAACAGCGAGCCAAGGAAGTGGGTATCCGTAAGGTGCTGGGCGCGTCGGTAGCCGGCATTGTTGGATTAATCTCAAAAGATTTTGTCAAACTGGTGGTCATCGCCATCGTGGTAGCGTCGCCGCTGGCATGGTATGCGCTGCAAAAATGGCTGGAAAATTATCCCTACCGGACGACGGTCCATTGGTGGGTATTCGCGGCGACGGGCTTCACGACGCTTGCCGTGACCATCGGCACGGTGGGTTTCCAGGCCATCCGCGCCGCCACAGCCGATCCGGTCCGCAGCCTTCGAAACGAGTAA
- a CDS encoding ABC transporter ATP-binding protein translates to MSDNLLDVHIRHTLHTVHGILPMEVDFSLARGSMMVLTGPSGAGKTTLLRLIAGLIHPDSGRITFENNTWLDSSLRVHVPVQKRHIGFVFQDYALFPHMTVRKNLLFALARNQSAEIADELLEATGLSQLADRSPAQLSGGQQQRVALARALVRKPELLLMDEPFAALDPEMRLQLQDLLLKLHRKHGFSAIIVTHDMGEIFRLADHVAIMEAGKLTRTGTPPEVYLNNDHTGGLVVYGEVLTVEKPGETLLIRAWIDGKIRQLDVPAHFEAQMQPGTPFTLHYTADCVDIRILKSYKL, encoded by the coding sequence GTGTCAGACAACCTGCTTGACGTCCATATCCGGCATACCCTGCACACCGTGCACGGCATCTTGCCGATGGAAGTCGATTTTTCGCTCGCACGCGGCAGCATGATGGTTTTAACCGGCCCTTCGGGTGCGGGCAAAACCACATTGCTCCGGCTGATCGCCGGCCTGATCCATCCCGACTCCGGTCGCATTACATTTGAAAATAATACCTGGCTGGATTCCTCGCTGCGTGTGCACGTACCGGTGCAAAAACGGCATATCGGCTTTGTTTTCCAGGATTATGCCTTGTTTCCGCATATGACGGTCCGGAAAAACCTGCTATTTGCGCTTGCACGGAACCAGTCCGCCGAAATTGCCGACGAACTCCTGGAAGCCACCGGCCTTTCTCAGCTGGCCGATCGTAGCCCTGCCCAGCTCTCGGGTGGCCAACAGCAACGCGTGGCACTCGCGCGCGCGCTCGTCCGCAAGCCCGAATTGCTCCTGATGGACGAACCTTTCGCCGCCCTCGATCCGGAAATGCGTCTGCAATTGCAGGATTTGCTCCTGAAACTCCACCGGAAACATGGCTTTTCGGCAATAATTGTGACACACGACATGGGCGAGATTTTCCGCCTCGCCGACCATGTTGCGATCATGGAGGCCGGAAAGCTAACCCGGACCGGGACTCCCCCGGAAGTATATTTAAATAATGACCACACTGGCGGGCTGGTTGTTTACGGGGAAGTGCTCACCGTCGAGAAACCGGGCGAAACACTTCTAATCCGGGCGTGGATCGACGGCAAAATCCGCCAATTGGACGTTCCCGCGCATTTCGAAGCACAAATGCAGCCGGGCACTCCGTTCACCTTACATTATACCGCGGATTGTGTCGATATCCGCATTTTGAAAAGCTACAAGCTGTAA
- a CDS encoding murein L,D-transpeptidase catalytic domain family protein gives MTKAHGVLAAVLIAAGISLSVHRANPLPNSSTIKKLPVAKADSAVARPEWISLYDSLGLKKQGLSARAFYCAWFGFQKIKLDNPIMAIADFTQSSRNKRLYVIDLLKKKVLYNTYVAHGRNSGKEFAEHFSNANSSYQSSLGFYKTLGTYQGKHGLSLRLEGLEKGINDRALERAIVMHGADYVSESFIKNTGRLGRSLGCPAVSIADSKKLINLLYNGAGLFIYSGDQHYLKNSSLLAGMEAVADVQALGLSRL, from the coding sequence ATGACAAAAGCGCATGGGGTTTTGGCAGCGGTATTGATAGCAGCAGGCATTTCATTGAGTGTACACCGGGCCAACCCACTTCCCAATTCTTCTACCATAAAAAAGTTGCCGGTCGCGAAGGCCGATTCGGCTGTTGCCCGTCCCGAATGGATTTCATTATATGACTCGCTGGGCCTGAAAAAACAAGGCTTGTCGGCGCGCGCGTTCTACTGCGCATGGTTTGGATTCCAGAAAATAAAACTCGATAACCCGATTATGGCGATCGCGGATTTTACCCAATCGTCGCGCAACAAGCGGTTGTATGTGATCGATCTGCTGAAAAAGAAGGTGCTTTACAATACCTACGTCGCTCACGGCCGCAACTCGGGGAAGGAGTTTGCGGAGCATTTCTCGAACGCCAATTCTTCCTATCAGTCGAGTTTGGGCTTTTACAAGACATTGGGAACATACCAGGGCAAGCATGGCCTTTCTCTTCGTCTGGAAGGTTTGGAAAAAGGCATTAACGACCGCGCGCTCGAACGGGCCATTGTAATGCACGGTGCCGATTATGTGAGTGAATCATTTATCAAAAACACCGGCCGCCTCGGCCGCAGTCTGGGTTGTCCCGCCGTTTCGATCGCCGATTCCAAAAAGCTGATCAACTTGCTTTACAACGGCGCGGGGCTGTTTATCTACTCCGGCGACCAGCATTACCTTAAAAATTCTTCGTTGCTCGCCGGAATGGAAGCTGTTGCCGACGTTCAGGCATTGGGCCTTTCGCGCCTGTAA
- a CDS encoding aminotransferase class I/II-fold pyridoxal phosphate-dependent enzyme yields MIIETAQRTRQTSEYYFSVKLAEVRKLIAEGHDVINLGIGNPDMMPSVETLEALTTAAYQPQAHGYQPYTGTPAFRKSVADYYYRTYGVTLDPNTEILPLIGSKEGITHISLTFLDPGDEVLVPELGYPAYRAVSRMVGAVVKEYPLREDHGWQPDWRAMGDLVTPKTKIMWLNYPHMPTGAPATRELFQEAVAFAKKHRILLCHDNPYSLVLNKKEPISLLSIEGAKEVAIELNSMSKSHNMAGWRLGWLAGAKEYISAVLTIKSNVDSGMFWAMQEAAVAALGNSPEWHAERNAVYQGRLEASEALLNALGCTWDEKQEGMFLWGKLPDATESAEKLVNSLLVDKHVFIAPGFIFGPKGQRYIRLSLCMPKERIWEAVERIRG; encoded by the coding sequence ATGATCATAGAAACTGCACAGCGCACCAGGCAGACATCGGAATACTATTTCTCGGTGAAGCTGGCCGAAGTGCGCAAACTGATTGCCGAAGGGCATGACGTCATCAATCTGGGGATCGGAAACCCGGATATGATGCCCTCAGTAGAAACGCTGGAAGCATTGACAACCGCTGCCTATCAACCGCAGGCGCATGGTTATCAGCCTTATACAGGCACCCCTGCTTTCAGAAAATCAGTTGCAGACTATTATTATCGTACTTATGGCGTAACACTCGATCCGAATACCGAAATATTGCCGCTCATTGGTTCCAAAGAGGGCATTACCCATATATCGCTTACATTCCTCGATCCGGGCGACGAGGTGCTGGTGCCCGAGCTGGGCTACCCGGCCTACCGCGCCGTGAGCCGGATGGTCGGTGCGGTGGTGAAGGAATATCCGCTGCGCGAAGACCATGGCTGGCAGCCCGATTGGCGTGCCATGGGAGATCTCGTGACTCCGAAAACGAAAATCATGTGGCTCAATTACCCGCATATGCCCACGGGCGCGCCCGCAACACGCGAGCTGTTCCAAGAAGCCGTTGCGTTTGCGAAAAAACACCGCATTCTGTTATGTCACGACAATCCTTATAGCTTGGTTCTCAATAAGAAGGAGCCGATCAGCCTGCTTTCGATCGAAGGTGCGAAGGAAGTGGCGATCGAGCTGAACTCGATGAGCAAGTCGCATAACATGGCCGGCTGGCGGCTGGGGTGGCTTGCGGGCGCGAAGGAGTACATCAGCGCGGTGCTGACGATCAAGAGCAATGTCGATTCGGGCATGTTCTGGGCGATGCAGGAGGCCGCGGTGGCGGCATTGGGCAATTCGCCCGAATGGCATGCGGAACGTAATGCGGTGTACCAGGGGCGCCTGGAGGCTTCGGAGGCATTGCTGAATGCTTTGGGCTGCACCTGGGACGAAAAGCAGGAGGGCATGTTCCTCTGGGGCAAGCTGCCGGACGCGACCGAGTCGGCGGAAAAGCTGGTAAATAGCCTGCTCGTCGACAAGCACGTTTTCATTGCACCCGGTTTCATCTTCGGTCCCAAAGGCCAGCGTTATATCCGGTTGTCGTTATGCATGCCCAAAGAAAGGATTTGGGAGGCAGTGGAGCGGATCAGGGGGTAA
- the modB gene encoding molybdate ABC transporter permease subunit, producing MNAQPIFLTLKLAGITSVLLLLIALPIAYWLVFGKFKGRGVVEALIGMPLVLPPSVIGFYLLLAFSPSHWFGAWVEEYLGLRLVFSFPGLVIASILYSLPFMIYPIRAGLQSLPASLREASYTLGKSEWRTFAEVLLPNCKPAILTAFVLTFAHTVGEFGVVLMIGGNIPGVTKVASVAIYNEVEALNYSAANEYAMVLFAITFIILLVVYAINNRLLRVRQPA from the coding sequence GTGAACGCTCAACCAATCTTCCTGACGCTAAAACTCGCCGGCATTACCTCGGTACTGCTGCTGCTAATCGCTTTACCGATCGCGTACTGGCTGGTTTTCGGGAAGTTTAAAGGACGCGGGGTGGTGGAAGCGCTGATAGGCATGCCGCTCGTGCTGCCGCCTTCGGTGATCGGTTTTTATTTGCTGCTCGCATTCAGCCCGTCACATTGGTTTGGGGCGTGGGTCGAGGAATATCTGGGGCTCAGGCTGGTATTTTCGTTTCCGGGACTGGTAATCGCCTCCATCTTATACAGTCTTCCATTTATGATTTACCCGATCCGCGCAGGGCTTCAATCGCTGCCGGCCTCGCTCCGGGAGGCGTCCTATACGCTGGGCAAAAGCGAGTGGCGGACATTTGCGGAAGTGCTCCTGCCCAATTGTAAACCGGCCATCCTGACCGCGTTCGTACTCACGTTCGCACACACTGTCGGCGAGTTCGGCGTGGTGCTCATGATCGGGGGTAATATCCCGGGCGTAACCAAAGTGGCTTCCGTAGCCATTTACAATGAGGTCGAAGCGTTGAATTACTCCGCAGCCAACGAGTACGCGATGGTGCTTTTTGCGATCACTTTCATTATTTTGCTGGTTGTTTACGCTATTAACAATCGACTGCTCCGTGTCAGACAACCTGCTTGA
- a CDS encoding helix-turn-helix transcriptional regulator, translated as MRRSDLGEFEEIVLLAVAALAPAAYSVSVAEELENETGQAISTGAVHAALQRLEQKGYLSSYLGEATQERGGRRKRLFTVTAYGGKILHDVRSVRNSLWNRITPAELSKMGLDFSNR; from the coding sequence ATGAGACGAAGCGATCTGGGCGAATTCGAAGAAATCGTGTTGCTGGCAGTAGCTGCACTGGCGCCGGCGGCCTATTCGGTGAGCGTTGCCGAAGAACTTGAAAATGAAACCGGACAGGCCATCAGTACCGGCGCTGTGCATGCTGCGTTGCAACGCCTGGAACAGAAGGGCTACCTGAGTTCGTACCTCGGCGAGGCCACGCAGGAGCGTGGCGGACGGCGCAAGCGGCTGTTTACCGTAACCGCTTATGGTGGCAAGATCCTGCACGACGTCCGCTCGGTACGGAACAGCCTCTGGAACCGCATTACCCCTGCCGAACTATCGAAAATGGGCCTCGACTTTTCAAACCGCTGA
- a CDS encoding L,D-transpeptidase family protein — protein sequence MQMLSGLGKARCLPLLILFTLAIMQSCRKNPKDMTDQELAEAIGGGDTYPELLSLAAKSGIDTKKFEAGNGHAPVFGLLEEIAFGHKPAIRFTQKKIKADTALIRNAAEELVKGQPVEKVMEQLEPVFPVYHNLKIHYDRLVKANKKDSAAYVAQTLNAYRWIRRQVQGAPRFVMVNIRGAYLTAMDSAGKNVLTMRTVVGKRDTPTPTIDTYATSIVTHPYWNVPKSIAIKEIFPKAAADPEYLVRNRIQVIDKDGQAVNPEELEWDELTADKFPYRFRQETGEDNSLGLLKVEIKNPLAIYLHDTNARYLFKSDQRWRSHGCVRVQKPTDLANYMAGTQLLDSDFMTEPDTVSHPPKWHKLKVRVPVFLLYLPADCNEKGDLMYFPDIYRRERPNA from the coding sequence ATGCAAATGCTGTCCGGTCTCGGCAAAGCCCGATGTTTACCCCTCCTGATCCTGTTTACCCTTGCCATCATGCAGTCCTGTCGGAAAAACCCGAAAGACATGACCGACCAGGAACTGGCAGAGGCGATCGGCGGAGGCGACACTTATCCCGAACTTCTTTCCCTGGCTGCAAAATCGGGGATCGACACAAAGAAATTCGAAGCCGGCAACGGCCATGCGCCTGTTTTCGGGCTTTTGGAGGAGATCGCATTCGGCCACAAGCCTGCCATCCGTTTTACACAGAAAAAAATAAAAGCCGACACCGCCCTGATCCGCAATGCAGCCGAAGAGTTGGTGAAAGGACAGCCCGTGGAAAAGGTAATGGAACAGCTGGAACCGGTTTTCCCCGTTTACCATAACCTGAAAATCCATTATGACCGGCTGGTCAAGGCCAACAAGAAAGATAGCGCCGCCTACGTCGCGCAGACATTGAATGCTTATCGCTGGATTCGCCGGCAGGTCCAGGGAGCGCCGCGATTTGTAATGGTCAATATCCGGGGCGCTTACCTTACCGCCATGGATTCGGCGGGCAAAAATGTGCTTACCATGCGCACCGTCGTTGGCAAGCGCGATACGCCCACCCCTACGATCGACACCTACGCAACGAGCATCGTGACGCACCCTTACTGGAATGTGCCAAAAAGCATTGCAATCAAGGAAATTTTCCCCAAAGCCGCCGCCGATCCGGAATACCTGGTCAGGAACCGCATTCAGGTGATCGATAAAGACGGGCAGGCCGTCAATCCGGAAGAGCTGGAATGGGATGAGCTCACAGCGGACAAGTTCCCTTACCGGTTCCGGCAGGAAACCGGCGAAGACAACTCACTGGGTTTGTTAAAAGTGGAAATCAAAAATCCGCTGGCTATTTACCTGCATGATACCAACGCACGATATCTTTTCAAAAGCGACCAACGCTGGCGCAGCCACGGATGCGTACGCGTGCAAAAACCGACCGATCTGGCCAACTATATGGCCGGCACTCAGTTGCTCGACAGCGATTTTATGACCGAGCCCGATACCGTATCGCACCCGCCCAAATGGCACAAGCTGAAAGTACGGGTACCAGTATTTCTGCTGTACTTACCGGCTGATTGCAACGAGAAAGGCGATCTGATGTACTTTCCCGACATTTACAGGCGCGAAAGGCCCAATGCCTGA
- a CDS encoding SGNH/GDSL hydrolase family protein produces MRVFFKLFQIAFLALPLLAMRQDKPLRVVFFGDSITQAGVSPTGYITKMGEMLKAKGQDGQYELIGAGIGGNKVYDLYLRLEDDVLAKKPDVVFIYVGINDVWHKASSGTGTDPDKYVKFYEALIKKMKAQNIRVIVCTPTVIGERNDNSNQQDGDLNQYSKLIREIATRNNLQLLDLRKHFLDYLAKNNPENKEKGILTTDRVHLTEAGNQFLAEKMLEALVQK; encoded by the coding sequence ATGCGGGTATTTTTCAAACTATTTCAGATCGCATTTCTGGCGCTTCCATTGCTGGCCATGCGCCAGGACAAGCCGTTACGCGTTGTATTCTTCGGCGATTCCATCACCCAGGCGGGAGTGAGCCCCACGGGCTACATTACCAAAATGGGCGAAATGCTGAAAGCAAAGGGGCAGGACGGCCAATATGAACTGATCGGCGCCGGAATCGGCGGCAACAAGGTATATGACCTCTATTTAAGGCTGGAAGACGATGTCCTGGCCAAAAAGCCCGACGTGGTATTCATTTATGTGGGTATCAACGATGTCTGGCATAAGGCATCATCCGGAACAGGCACCGATCCCGACAAATATGTTAAATTCTACGAAGCTTTGATTAAGAAAATGAAAGCGCAAAATATCCGTGTGATCGTGTGCACACCTACCGTGATCGGCGAGCGCAATGATAATTCCAACCAGCAGGACGGCGATTTGAACCAATATTCCAAACTGATCCGCGAAATCGCAACGCGCAACAATCTGCAACTGCTCGACCTGCGCAAGCATTTCCTCGATTACCTGGCAAAAAACAACCCGGAAAACAAGGAAAAAGGCATTCTCACCACCGATCGGGTGCATCTGACCGAGGCTGGCAACCAGTTTCTGGCCGAGAAAATGCTGGAAGCATTGGTGCAGAAGTAA
- a CDS encoding permease prefix domain 2-containing transporter — protein MQPPLPPRWLDKLATRICAPHLREELLGDLHERYALRYHRTGARKANFFFLREVVALLRPPIMSREPSPYGSPSAFSCDMLRNYFKIGSRVLLKNSGYSLIHLTGLSIGLWACMMVATVVIDSLSYDRQWSRKDDIYRIVTVNKMGEGLFERNSSSVMGLAPELQKNYTAVESWSNISSGEKYFKIHPEDNDGINTSLLTADTSIRKILDIKLLAGSLKHSTQKHWSLLVTQSYAARLFPGQDPIGKIIYDVPIFSPEPTPYEITGLIDDLPYNSHLRADAIRLEVTKPEPLVTTGIMSFGRNYILLKRGTDVGEFTKKVNAWYADFTKNKGREQFEFQPLKDIYLHSDFAEGQSVKASIRTIYIFAGVALLLLFIACVNFVNLSTAKAFARVKEAGVRKVLSGSRTQLVLQLLTETLLLFGISIGIAVFAYFSTLRPVENFLGHRLVLTFTSNILMAGGRIADVPPHRIAHGPLPRLDYLGLQTGQYLTRHIHSIVGANGAPQNARRRTIFHFNHRIARYHRSLAAIRPDEKQRPRLR, from the coding sequence ATGCAACCACCACTCCCTCCCCGCTGGCTCGACAAGCTGGCTACGCGCATCTGCGCCCCGCATCTGCGCGAAGAGCTGCTCGGCGACCTGCACGAGCGCTATGCCCTGCGTTACCACCGCACAGGTGCGCGCAAAGCCAATTTTTTCTTCCTCCGTGAAGTCGTAGCGTTGCTCCGCCCGCCCATTATGAGCCGGGAACCATCACCCTACGGCTCGCCATCTGCATTCAGCTGCGATATGCTGCGCAATTATTTCAAAATCGGCTCACGGGTTTTGCTGAAAAACAGCGGCTATTCGCTGATTCATTTGACCGGGCTTTCCATTGGTCTCTGGGCTTGTATGATGGTAGCTACCGTGGTGATCGACAGCCTTTCTTATGACAGGCAATGGAGTAGGAAGGATGATATTTACAGGATTGTCACGGTGAATAAAATGGGGGAAGGCCTCTTCGAACGCAATTCTTCTTCCGTAATGGGGCTGGCTCCGGAGTTGCAGAAAAATTATACGGCGGTTGAGTCCTGGTCGAATATCAGTTCCGGTGAAAAATACTTCAAAATCCACCCGGAAGATAACGACGGTATCAACACCAGTTTGCTTACCGCCGACACTTCCATCCGCAAAATATTAGATATTAAACTGCTTGCGGGAAGTCTCAAACATTCGACGCAAAAGCACTGGAGTTTGCTCGTAACACAATCGTACGCTGCTCGCCTCTTTCCCGGCCAGGACCCGATCGGAAAGATCATTTACGACGTTCCTATTTTCAGCCCCGAGCCGACTCCTTACGAAATCACAGGCCTGATCGACGATTTGCCTTACAATAGTCACCTGCGCGCCGATGCCATCAGGCTGGAAGTCACAAAGCCGGAACCGCTTGTAACTACCGGCATCATGAGCTTCGGGAGAAATTACATACTCCTGAAACGTGGCACAGATGTTGGCGAATTCACCAAGAAAGTGAATGCCTGGTATGCAGATTTCACAAAAAACAAAGGCCGGGAGCAGTTCGAATTCCAGCCTTTAAAAGACATCTACCTCCATTCCGATTTCGCCGAAGGACAAAGCGTGAAGGCCAGCATCCGGACGATCTATATCTTCGCGGGCGTTGCACTATTGCTGCTGTTCATCGCCTGCGTCAATTTTGTCAATCTCAGCACGGCCAAAGCATTTGCGCGGGTTAAGGAAGCCGGTGTACGGAAAGTACTCAGCGGATCGCGGACGCAGCTCGTGTTGCAGCTTTTGACCGAAACCTTGCTATTATTCGGCATTTCCATCGGCATTGCGGTATTTGCATACTTCTCAACATTGCGACCGGTCGAAAACTTCCTCGGGCATCGGTTGGTACTCACATTTACTTCCAATATCCTGATGGCGGGGGGGCGCATTGCTGATGTTCCTCCTCACCGCATTGCTCACGGGCCTTTACCCCGCCTGGATTATCTCGGGCTTCAAACCGGCCAATACCTTACGCGGCATATTCACAGCATCGTGGGCGCAAACGGGGCTCCGCAAAACGCTCGTCGTCGCACAATTTTCCATTTCAATCATCGTATTGCTCGCTACCATCGTAGTCTGGCAGCAATTCGACCTGATGAAAAACAAAGACCTCGGCTACGATAA